In a genomic window of Sulfuriferula nivalis:
- a CDS encoding Maf family nucleotide pyrophosphatase, producing the protein MTTTTPQLVLASTSPYRRELLAKLQVAFVVANPNVDETPLANETPENTSLRLAELKAKAVAADFPNALIIGSDQVATLNGNHIGKPGNHENAVKQLQMMRGNSIIFHTALSLYNSETGNLQSRIVPTTVTIRNLSDAQIESYLIKEQPYQCAGSAKSEAMGIAIMEKMEGTDPNALIGLPLIALTQMLMNEGWDVLL; encoded by the coding sequence TTGACCACAACAACACCGCAACTTGTACTTGCATCAACCTCGCCTTATCGACGAGAGTTACTGGCAAAACTACAAGTTGCGTTTGTTGTTGCCAATCCTAATGTAGATGAAACGCCTCTAGCTAACGAAACACCTGAAAACACTTCGCTCCGCTTGGCAGAACTTAAAGCCAAGGCTGTTGCAGCTGACTTCCCCAATGCACTGATCATAGGCTCGGACCAAGTTGCCACCTTAAATGGTAACCATATAGGCAAACCGGGTAATCACGAAAACGCAGTTAAACAGCTACAAATGATGCGTGGCAACTCCATCATTTTTCATACAGCGTTAAGTCTTTATAACAGCGAAACAGGCAATCTCCAATCACGCATCGTTCCCACTACAGTCACAATACGCAATCTCAGTGATGCCCAGATAGAAAGCTACCTGATCAAGGAGCAGCCATATCAGTGTGCAGGCAGCGCAAAATCAGAAGCCATGGGAATAGCCATCATGGAAAAGATGGAAGGCACAGACCCTAATGCGCTTATTGGCTTGCCGTTAATTGCATTAACTCAAATGCTGATGAATGAAGGCTGGGATGTGCTGCTCTAA
- a CDS encoding ATP-binding cassette domain-containing protein encodes MPLLTIDNASLAFGHFALLDRASWVIEPGVRIGLIGRNGAGKSSLLKVLVGDTPPDDGVVWRQPGMKLGYVPQEPVLDPEHTVYEAVAQGLGDVSQLLLDYHTVTHKMGEVDADFDALMAQMQSLQTALEARDGWSLQARVETALTKLNLPEDTLVGTLSGGLKKRVALARALVAEPDLLLLDEPTNHLDLSSIEWLEDLIRTFTGSVVVITHDRRFLDNVSQQIVELDRGKLRTFEGNFSDYQRLKADQLAIEAVEQAKFDKFLAQEEVWIRKGIQARRTRNEGRVRRLEQLRVTRSERRNHLGQVSLNVDSGEKSGKRVAELENVSKSYGGRLLIDNFSGVIQRGDKVGLVGANGIGKTTLIKLILGEIEPDSGEVKLGTKLSVAYFDQFRAQLDDEATVAYTISQGGDYVEIGGERKHVISYLEDFLFAPERARSPVKSLSGGERNRLLLARLFTRPANILVLDEPTNDLDIDTLELLESLLQDYPGTVLLVSHDRTFLDNVVTQVIAFEGNGVLREYAGGYEDWVMQRSKPVAVANQSAPKLAATTEKTVKVAPVKSKLSWKEQQDLAALPMQIEMLEIEQERITACLADPNLYANQKSEASALQAQLAALNIQLEEMLVRWEALEARI; translated from the coding sequence ATGCCATTATTAACTATTGATAACGCTTCGTTGGCGTTTGGACATTTTGCATTGTTGGATCGCGCAAGTTGGGTGATAGAGCCTGGCGTGCGCATAGGATTAATCGGTCGTAATGGCGCGGGTAAGTCCAGTTTATTAAAAGTGTTAGTAGGTGATACGCCACCTGACGATGGTGTGGTGTGGCGGCAACCTGGTATGAAGCTGGGTTATGTTCCTCAGGAGCCTGTGCTGGATCCCGAACATACTGTTTATGAAGCGGTGGCGCAAGGCTTGGGAGATGTAAGTCAGTTATTGCTGGATTACCATACCGTCACCCATAAAATGGGTGAGGTCGATGCTGATTTTGATGCGCTGATGGCGCAAATGCAAAGCTTGCAGACAGCATTGGAAGCGAGGGATGGCTGGAGTCTGCAGGCGCGTGTAGAAACTGCGCTGACCAAACTTAATTTGCCAGAAGATACGTTGGTAGGGACACTATCAGGTGGACTGAAAAAACGAGTTGCATTGGCGCGAGCATTGGTGGCCGAGCCTGATTTGCTCTTGCTGGATGAGCCAACTAACCATTTGGATTTAAGCTCGATAGAGTGGCTGGAAGATCTGATACGCACGTTTACAGGCAGCGTTGTGGTTATTACCCACGATAGGCGCTTTCTGGATAATGTTTCACAGCAAATTGTGGAATTAGATCGCGGCAAGTTGCGTACGTTTGAGGGTAATTTCTCTGATTATCAGCGTTTAAAAGCAGATCAGCTGGCCATAGAAGCGGTAGAGCAGGCGAAGTTTGACAAGTTTCTTGCGCAAGAAGAGGTGTGGATACGTAAAGGCATACAAGCGCGACGTACGCGTAATGAAGGCCGTGTTCGCCGTTTGGAACAGTTGCGGGTGACGCGTAGTGAGCGTCGCAATCACCTAGGACAAGTGAGTCTCAATGTGGACAGCGGTGAGAAATCAGGTAAACGCGTTGCCGAGTTGGAAAATGTCAGCAAATCTTATGGTGGACGTTTGCTGATTGATAATTTCTCTGGGGTGATACAGCGTGGTGATAAAGTCGGCCTGGTCGGCGCAAACGGGATCGGTAAAACAACGCTGATAAAATTGATACTTGGAGAGATTGAGCCAGATAGTGGCGAGGTGAAATTAGGAACCAAGCTTTCAGTGGCCTATTTCGATCAGTTCCGTGCGCAGCTAGATGATGAAGCCACCGTAGCTTACACTATCAGTCAAGGTGGTGATTACGTCGAAATCGGCGGTGAGCGCAAACACGTAATCAGCTATTTAGAAGACTTCCTGTTTGCACCTGAGCGTGCCCGTTCTCCTGTTAAATCGTTATCAGGTGGTGAGCGTAACCGTTTGTTGCTGGCACGGTTGTTTACTCGGCCTGCAAATATTCTGGTACTGGATGAGCCGACGAATGATCTGGATATCGACACGCTGGAATTGTTAGAGTCGTTGTTACAGGATTATCCCGGTACGGTATTGCTGGTCTCACATGATCGTACTTTCCTCGATAATGTGGTGACTCAGGTTATTGCTTTCGAAGGCAATGGCGTATTGCGTGAATATGCAGGTGGCTATGAAGACTGGGTGATGCAACGTTCCAAGCCTGTCGCCGTAGCTAATCAATCCGCACCCAAGTTGGCAGCAACAACTGAAAAAACTGTTAAGGTTGCGCCAGTTAAATCCAAATTAAGTTGGAAAGAACAGCAGGATCTGGCAGCGTTGCCTATGCAGATTGAAATGCTGGAAATTGAGCAAGAGCGTATTACCGCCTGCCTTGCAGATCCTAACCTGTATGCAAACCAGAAATCAGAGGCGTCAGCATTGCAAGCTCAGCTAGCGGCATTGAATATTCAACTGGAAGAAATGTTGGTGCGTTGGGAAGCGTTAGAAGCTAGGATTTAA
- the rnhA gene encoding ribonuclease HI translates to MSELKEIIIYTDGACKGNPGVGGWGALLVSGNYTKEIFGGEVLTTNNRMELMAVIEALQTLKQASRVLVYADSQYVLKGINEWLANWKKRNWRTSDNKPVKNVDLWQRLDALASQHEVQWIWVKGHAGHAGNERADELANKGVEQLLTQ, encoded by the coding sequence GGCATGTAAGGGTAATCCCGGTGTAGGCGGTTGGGGCGCGCTGTTGGTAAGTGGTAATTACACCAAGGAAATCTTTGGTGGTGAAGTGTTGACGACGAATAATCGCATGGAATTGATGGCAGTTATTGAGGCATTGCAGACTTTGAAACAGGCCAGTCGGGTATTGGTCTATGCGGATTCGCAGTATGTACTTAAAGGCATAAATGAATGGCTGGCAAATTGGAAGAAGCGTAATTGGCGGACTAGTGATAATAAGCCAGTTAAAAATGTAGATTTATGGCAACGTCTGGATGCATTAGCCAGTCAGCATGAGGTGCAATGGATTTGGGTTAAAGGTCACGCAGGGCATGCTGGTAATGAGCGTGCTGATGAGTTGGCAAATAAGGGTGTTGAGCAACTGTTGACTCAATAA